Part of the Paenibacillus sp. JNUCC32 genome is shown below.
CGTTTACGGCGTGGACTACCAGGGTATCTAATCCTGTTTGCTCCCCACGCTTTCGCGCCTCAGCGTCAGTTACAGCCCAGAGAGTCGCCTTCGCCACTGGTGTTCCTCCACATATCTACGCATTTCACCGCTACACGTGGAATTCCACTCTCCTCTTCTGCACTCAAGTCCCCCAGTTTCCAGTGCGACCCGAAGTTGAGCCTCGGGTTTAAACACCAGACTTAAAGAACCGCCTGCGCGCGCTTTACGCCCAATAATTCCGGACAACGCTTGCCCCCTACGTATTACCGCGGCTGCTGGCACGTAGTTAGCCGGGGCTTTCTTCTCAAGTACCGTCACTCTCCTAGCAGTTACTCTAGAAGACGTTCTTCCTTGGCAACAGAGCTTTACGATCCGAAAACCTTCATCACTCACGCGGCGTTGCTCCGTCAGGCTTTCGCCCATTGCGGAAGATTCCCTACTGCTGCCTCCCGTAGGAGTCTGGGCCGTGTCTCAGTCCCAGTGTGGCCGTTCACCCTCTCAGGTCGGCTACGCATCGTCGCCTTGGTGGGCCGTTACCCCACCAACTAGCTAATGCGCCGCAGGCCCATCCTCAAGTGACAGATTGCTCCGCCTTTCATTATTCCACAATGCTGCAAAATAAATTATCCGGTATTAGCTACCGTTTCCGGTAGTTATCCCAGTCTTGAGGGCAGGTTGCCTACGTGTTACTCACCCGTCCGCCGCTAACCATCAGGAGTGCAAGCACTCCATCAGGTCCGCTCGACTTGCATGTATTAGGCACGCCGCCAGCGTTCGTCCTGAGCCAGGATCAAACTCTCCAATAAAGTTTGACTTGCTCATTTCTTAACTGACGAGAATTTGTTCAATTCTCTATTTCAACGTCCCACCGAAGTGGTTCGTTTTACTCACTCGTTGTTCAGTTTTCAAAGATCAACTTCTTCGTCGTTAGCGAATCTCGTTCGCATCAGCAACTCTTATAATATATCACATTCTCAGTTACTTAGCAAGCTTTTTTTTGAAAAACTTTTAATTCATTGAAAGCTGCGATATATATTCCCGCTCAGAAGCGGCAAAAAATAATATACCACAGCATTTCTATGTAGGTCAACCCTTTTTTAAATAAATCAGTAAATGACTTCTTCTATATAGAGCTGCCGCTGTTGCATCAGGTTAATGATCTCTCCCTGAACGGATACCATCGGTCTGGTTGGATGCTGGCTATCGGTAAAAACAATCTCTCCCGAAGTCCCATTGCTCAGGCGCACGCAAGTGCCTGAATGGAGGGCCGTTACCTTTTGAATAAACGTCTGGACGATCTTGGGGTCCAGCTTGCCGAAGGCTTCCAGCTGGATTTGTTCCAGCACAACATAGGGCGACTGGGCATTCCGATAGAACTTATCCAATGTCATTGCATGAAAGATATCCGTAACGGCGACGATCTTGGCATAGATATGAATCTTGTTCCCCTCAAGGCGGAGCGGATATCCAGAGCCATCCACTTTTTCATGATGCTGAAGAGCTGCGAGCCGTACTCCTTCATTCACTGCCGCCACATTCTTGAGAATCTGATAACCATAGGTCGTATGCTGACGTACTTCCTCGTTCTCTTCTTCGGTTAGCTTGGAAGGTTTATTCAACACAATGGGATCAATCTTGGCATTTCCGATATCATGCAGCAACCCTGCAAAAGCGACCTGCATCCAATCTTTCTGCGGAAGCCCCACCCATTGTGCCAGCTTATAGGAGGAAAGGGCGCAAAGCACAGCACTGTGATACCGGTAATCATGGCGATTCGTCATGCGTGGAATAAATTTAAGAATGTGATACTCATGCTGGTGCTTCAATAAGTTTTCCATCTGATTACGAACTTCATACATTCGAAGCTCGCCTGTTATTGCGGATTGATAACAGTTTTTGACCAAGGTCATGGTCTTGTCATATTCCTCATGCAAGGCCAGATCTTTTCGGGCAGGCGCTTCTTCGTTCCCATTGCCCTGTTGATTCCCCGTAAAGATCAGCGAAGGCTTTTGCCCTGCGGATTTTACGGTCGGTATTCTTGTGCTCTCCGCTTCAACGGACTCTACGGTAACATGGTCCACCATGAAGGCCTTCAACACTTCCAGATCCCGGGGAAGCAATACCTTGCCTTTTTGAAGCAACAGTCCCCCCAGAGGCGTATGTACATCTTTAGCCAGCTTTACTCCGGCCACTACTTCATTTACGGCTTTGATCGTCATGATCAACCCTCTCCATCTAATAAGCTGCGTCATGGCAGCTAACTTCACCTTATAATATACATATTATAGTTCGTCTTCCGCAGCCTGTACAATACCAATTCCCTGAATTTGTAATCCGATAAAACAAAAAAAGAGCATGGATGCAAATCTGCATCCATGCCAAGCTTCTTCGTTATTCTTCGGTCGGCTCGGCCGGCTCGATTGGTTCTGCGCCGTCTTGGCCTACTTCTCCCTCTTCGTCGGCATCCGGCTCATCGCTCTTATCCGCACGGCAGACGGTACCTACGGCATCGTCCTCGCGGATGTTGATCAGCTTCACGCCTTGAGCATAGCGGCCCATGGTGGAGATGCCCTCCATGCTCGTACGGATGATGGTGCCGCTTGCCGTAATGATCATGAGGTCTTCTTCCGATTTCACGACCTTCAGTGCCACAACCGGTCCATTCTTCTCCGTAATATTGATGGTCTTGATCCCTTTACCGCCACGGGTCTGGCTGCGGTAGTCGCTTGCAGGCGTCCGCTTGCCGTAACCTTTGGTCGTTACAATGAGGATATCAAGCTCCTGGTCTACTACGTCCATGCCAATGACTTCATCATTGTCGTCCAGCGTGATCCCTTTCACCCCGGTCGCGCTTCTTCCCATCGAGCGAACATCGCTCTCCTTGAAGCGGATGGACATTCCTTGCGCCGTTCCCATAATGATTTCTTGCTGACCGTCCGTCAGCTTCACCTCGATTAGGGAATCGTCCTCGCGCAGATTAATCGCAATCAGACCGCCCTTGCGGATATTCACATAATCCTCAAGCGGGGTTTTCTTAACGACACCCTGGCGCGTTGCAAAGAACAGGTAATTATCGCTGTCAAAGTTCTCCACCGGAATCACGGCATTGATCGATTCGCCCTGTTCAATTTGAATCAGGTTGATGATCGGCGTTCCGCGGGCGGTACGGCTCAGCTCTGGAATTTCATAGGCTTTTAACCGGTACGCCTTCCCTTTGTCCGTAAAGAACATCAGGTAATGGTGGGAATTCGTGACGAAGAGATGCTCGACAAAGTCCTCGCTCTTCGTATCCATCCCCACAACGCCGCGTCCGCCCCGCTTCTGGCTGCGATAGGTGTTCGCAGGCAGACGCTTGATGTAACCCGTATGCGTAATGGTGATGATCACTTCTTCGCGCGGAATCAGATCCTCGTCCAGGATGCTGTCTTCCCCGACCGTAATTTCGGTGCGGCGTTCATCCGCGAAGCGTTCCTTAATCTCTTGCAGCTCATCATTGATGATCTGAAGCACAAGATGCTCATTAGCCAAGATTTCACGGAGTTCCGCGATTCTGGCAAGCAATTCCTGATATTCGTTCTCGATCTTCTCCCGTTCGAGTCCGGTCAAGCGCTGCAGGCGCATATCCAGAATGGCCTGTGCCTGCTCATGACTGAGACCGAAACGCTCCATCAAGCCCTCGCGGGCAGCCTCTGTGGTTTGGGAAGCGCGAATGAGGGCAATGACCTCATCGAGATGATCCAGTGCGACACGCAAACCTTCGAGAATATGAGCGCGGGCCTCCGCCTTCTTAAGTTCGAACTCCGTCCGGCGGCGGATAACGGTGACCTGATGCTCCAAATAGTGGAACAGCACGTCGCGCAGGTTCAAGATCTTCGGTTCGTTGTTCACGATGGCCAGCATATTAATGCCGAAATTCGACTGCATGGCCGTATGCTTGTACAGGTTATTCAAAACGACATTCGGGTTGACGTCCCGGCGCAGCTCAATAACAATCCGCATGCCGTTACGATCCGATTCATCGCGCAGATCCGTAATGCCGTCAATTCGTTTTTCGCGAACCAATTCCGCAATTTTCTCAACCAGACGGGCCTTGTTCACTTGATAAGGAATCTCATGAACGACAATGCGCGCCTTGTTATTATTCTCTTCGATCGTCGCCTTCGCCCGCATCGTAACGGAACCGCGGCCCGTACGATAAGCCTGGCGAATGCCTTCGCGTCCCAGAATATAACCCGCTGTCGGGAAATCCGGTCCTTGAATGTATTCCATCAGCTCCATCGGCGTGATGTCAGGGTTACGAATCATCGCCTGTACACCATCGATGACTTCTCCAAGATTGTGAGGCGGAATATTGGTAGCCATCCCTACCGCGATCCCCGACACGCCGTTTACCAGCAAGTTAGGATAACGCGCAGGAAGAACCACCGGCTCCTGCTCCTCGCCGTCATAGTTCGGAGCAAAGTCTATCGTCTCTTTATTAATATCACGCAGCATTTCCATGGCAATCTTCGATAAACGAGCCTCGGTATACCGCATAGCCGCTGCCATATCGCCGTCGATGGAACCGAAGTTCCCGTGCCCATCAACAAGCATGTAACGCATGGAGAAGTCCTGCGCCATCCGGACCATGGATTCATAAACTGCGGAATCACCATGAGGATGGTACTTACCAATAACTTCGCCTACGATTCTTGCCGATTTCTTATGCGGTTTATCCGGAGCCATTCCAAGTTCGGACATCGCATACAGAATACGACGGTGTACTGGCTTCATTCCGTCCCGTACATCCGGCAAAGCCCGGCTGACAATGATGCTCATCGCGTAATCCATAAAGGACTCGCGCATCTCGGTACCAATGTCCCGATCTTTGATTTGGGAGAAATTTTCTTCCGCCATGCTGGACCTCCTTCATTTTCCTATCAACCATGCCTTGATCTATGTGAAAAAAGCAGAATAGTGATCAGAAACCTAGAAACGCACTAACCTTTATTATATTACTTTCACAAACATCGCACAATTAAACACGGGATGGATCAAGTGAAAGCATGATTTTTGCCCGGAAACCGGGATATACGCCCTGTCCTCCGTGCCCCTTTTCACATACAATGCATTGCAAAGGACTTTTCGAATCATCACATCTTTATATTATACCACTGTTTGTCATACTTGTCCTATGTTTTCCGGGCATCCCCTCTCTTGTCAGAGGCAGCCACACTCTTTTAAATCAACCGATCACACGAGTTTGTTTACGAGACAGGCAAAATCCTGTCACTCCAATCATACAGCTAAGAAAGGATGAAGATGTTTGACTATCCAACGCGTTGCAAGCAAGTGGGCGAAAACGAAAATACTGTTGAAAAACAAAGGCCTCGCCTCTTATGTTCCGGCTACCCGCCTATATTCATTGGAGACGCTTGAAGACATGCTGAATACGCATGCGCTTGTGTATATCAAGCCTGACCGGGGGACCTACGGCATCGGCGTGATGTCGGTCGAACAGCTCCATTCCCAAACCGCGGATACTGATGAAACAACGGATGCTTCCTACATGCTTCGTTACGACCATAAAACCGAAGTATTTACCTCTCTGGAGAGTCTCCATAAAACATTAAGCGCCTTGTTTCAAGGCAAGGATTATCTGGTTCAGCAAGGCATCCACCTGCTCCGTCATAAGGACCGTCCCTTTGATCTTCGTGTACTTACCCAGAAGAGTCCTTCCGGTCAGTGGGTGAGCACAGGAATAATTGGCCGGGTCGCGGCCAAAAATAAAATCATTACCAACCATCACAGCGGCGGCGTGGTTCATCACTACAAACCGCTAATGCTCGAGCATATGACGGCTGAAGAAGCAGGGAATATCCGCAGAGAACTGAATACGCTTGGAGTGAACGTCGCTTCGCAGCTGCAAAAAACGTATCCGAACCTGAAAGAAATCGGCCTGGATGTTGCGATTGACGATCGCTGGAACATTTGGATCCTGGAGGTTAATACCAAACCTGCCCTGTTCCCGTTCAAGAAATTCTTCAAGGATCCCAGCATCTACAAACAGGTAGAAAAATACGCCAATGCCTACGGACGCAACTTATCCAGCAAGAAGAAAACCAAAAAAACCGGTTAGCAAGTCTCTCTGAATCGGTTGGGTCCTGTTATGCAACGACTCGCGGCCTGTGCCCGTTATTAACGAAAAAAGGGGTATTCCCCTGAGGCCTTTACAGACCTTGGGGATACCCCTCTTTAGCTTGCAGTACTTTATACGTCCAAATTCCGGACCGACTTCGCATGCTCCTGAATGAAATCCCGGCGCGGCTCCACGTTATCGCCCATCAGGGTATCAAACAATGTATCGGCCAAGATCGCATCCTCGATCGTCACCTGGAGCATCGTACGGCTCTCGGGATCCATCGTCGTCTCCCACAGCTGGCCGGCGTTCATCTCACCGAGACCTTTGTAACGCTGTACGTTGATTTTGACGTTCTCGCCGAATTCCTTGATGATCTCGTCGCGTTCTCTCTCACTGCCGGCATACCGGATCACCTTGTTGCGCTCGATCTTGAAGAGCGGCGGTTGGGCAATGTAGATATAACCCGCTTCCACCAGCTTACGCATGTAACGGTAGAAGAACGTCAGCAGCAAGGTACGAATATGCGCACCGTCGACGTCGGCATCGGTCATGATAATGATTTTGTGGTAACGGGCTTTGGAGAGATCGAAATCCTCCGCAATCCCCGTGCCCAGAGCCGTAATGATGGCTCTGATCTCCGCATTGGACAGGATGCGGTCAAGCCGCGCCTTTTCCACGTTGAGGATTTTACCACGCAGCGGCAAAATCGCCTGGAAATGCCGATCGCGCCCCTGCTTGGCGGAACCGCCGGCAGAGTCACCTTCGACGATGTACAGCTCACTGATGGAAGCGTCCTTGGAGGAGCAGTCCGCCAGTTTACCCGGCAATGCGCTGACTTCAAGGGCGCTCTTCCGGCGCGTCATCTCGCGGGCTTTACGCGCCGCTTCGCGGGCACGCGATGCTTGGAGCGCCTTCTCCAGGATCCGGCGGGAAACCGCCGGGTTCTCCTGCAGGAACTCCTGCAGCTTCTCCGCGAACAAGGATTCCACGATCCCGCGCACTTCACTGTTGCCGAGCTTGGTCTTCGTTTGTCCTTCGAATTGCGGCTCCGGCACTTTGACCGAAATGATCGCCGTCAATCCTTCGCGCACGTCGTCACCCGACAAGTTGTTGTTATTGTCTTTGATCAATCCCGTTTTGCGGGCATAGTCATTGATGATCCGAGTGAGCGCGCTCTTAAAGCCGGATTCATGCGTTCCGCCTTCGTGCGTGTTGATATTATTGGCAAAAGAATAAATATTCTCGGTATAGCTGTCGTTATACTGAAGCGACACTTCCACCTGAATGTTATCCCGGGAACCCTCCACATAGATCGGGTCTTCGTGCAGAGCTTCCTTCTTCTCATTCAGGAATTTGACGTATTCGATAATACCGCCCTCGTACTTGAAGTAGTCGGAGGCCCCGGTACGTTCGTCCGTCAGCGTAAGCGCGATGCCCTTGTTCAGGAACGCCAGCTCACGGATCCGCGTCAGGAGAGTTGTATAGTCATAGACCGTCGTTTCCGTAAAAATCTCCGGATCCGGCAGGAAGGTTACCGTAGTCCCGTGATCGTCGGAATCCCCGATGATTTTGATGTCATATTGGGGTACGCCGCGATGATATTCCTGCTGGTAGATGTGCCCGTCACGTTTGACCTGAACCACGACTTTCGAAGACAGAGCATTCACGACCGAAACGCCGACACCATGCAGACCGCCGGATACTTTATATCCGCCGCCGCCAAATTTACCTCCGGCATGAAGGACGGTCATAACCACTTCCAGCGTCGACTTCTTCAGCTTGGCGTTCTCGCCGACCGGAATGCCGCGACCGTTATCGATAACGGTTATGCTGTTATCCTCATGGACAATGATTTCGATATGGTCGCATATTCCCGCCATCGCTTCGTCAATACTATTGTCCACAACTTCCCATACCAAATGATGCAAACCCTTGGCACTGGTAGATCCGATATACATACCCGGCCGTTTACGAACGGCTTCCAATCCTTCCAGTACCTGAATCTGATTCTCATCATATGTCGGTTGATTCATAGACATGCCTTCACCTACTTCTACAGATTCTGTTATGCCTGAGCTATAAAATGATTCGCTCGTTTCTTAAGTGTTGCAGAGGAAATCGGAGAGTAATAGACGATCGATTTCGTCACCACGATGGATTTCGGATCCTCTTCGCCAATCAACTCCACGACTTTATGCTGCTGGGCATGCGTGACGAACTGCTTGGAGATTTTCGAGGATTTCTCTATCGAGATATCGAATATCCCAACCAGCTCTGACGAACGGATGATCTTCTCTCCGCCCAAATGAATATACATATGGAATCACTCCTTAAGAGCCCACCTGTCCGTCATGGACATGAAAAATGCTGGCACCCTTCAATTTGTCGGTATTCAAACTCTCAATGCCCGTCGCCGTGATGAATGTCTGCACTTTGCTCTGGAATGTCTCGATCAATTGTGTCTGCCGGTACGGATCCAATTCAGAAAGCACATCATCCAGAAGCAGCACCGGATATTCACCGATCTCTTCCTGTATCAGCTCGATTTCAGCCAGTTTCAAAGATAGCGCCGTCGTCCGCTGCTGACCTTGAGATCCATACGTTTGGACTTCTTTGCCATTAATATAAAAAGCCAGATCATCTCGATGAGGACCTGCCAATGTCATACCGCGCCGTATTTCTTGCTCTTTCATTTGTGATAATTTTATCATAAATGTCTCAAATAAGACAGCTTCATCTTCTTCCTCCGCGTCAGCAAAGGATGGAAGGTAGTGCAAAGAGAGGTCTTCCAGGCCGTTGGTGATCCCCTGATGGATGCTTTCCGCCCACTTTTGCAGCTTTTTTATAAATTGTTTCCTCTTCTTGACGATTTTAACACCATGTTCTGCCAATTGGCTGTTCCAAATTTCAAGCATCGCCTGCTCGGCGCTGCCCTTCCCCCACAATTGCTTCAGCAGATTGTTGCGCTGCACGAGCACCTTCTGGTATTGCTGCAGATGAAACAGGTAGCTGGGGGCCACCTGCCCGATTTCCATGTCAAGAAACCGGCGGCGGACCCCCGGCGTGCCTTTGACAATCTCCAGATCCTCGGGCGCAAACATCACGACATTGAGCGAGCCAATGAAATCGCTAAGCTTCCGCTGCTCAAGCCCGTTGATTTTTGCCTTCTTCCCCTGCTGAGACAAGCTCAGCTCCAGCCTCAAAGTGCCGTACTTGCGGTCAATCTCGGCAGATATATGGGCACTGGACTGCTCGAACCCGATCAATTCGCGATCCTTGGAGGTACGATGGCTCTTCGTTAAAGCAAGCACGAAGAGCGCCTCCATCAAATTCGTCTTTCCTTGGGCATTGCGTCCGATGATCAAATTGACATCGCCAAATGCCTCAAGCTGCAGCTTCTCGTAATTTCGGTAATGCTGCAAGCTGACATTTTTGACAAACAAGCTAATCCTCTCCCTCGTCTTCCGCGCTTAGCGCCAAAGCGGCTGCGGGAGGCTATCTATTGTGCTGCCACCTGAAACGTCCCGCAATCCTCTACCTTGACGATGTCGCCGGGAACCAGTTTGCGTCCGCGCCGCTCTTCCTTCTCGTCGTTGACCAGAACTGCCCCTTCCGCGAGCAGCGCCTTCGCCATCCCACCTGTGGATACGCAATCGGATAGCTTCAAGAACTGATCCAGCTTGATATATTCACTGTGGATAAATATTTGTTTCATGACTTCGTCCTTTCATCCCTATCAACATGGGGATAACTTTAATTGGCCGTACGGTATGGCAGAATAATATATTGGCTCTTGCTGTCGTCGAGCGGCTTCAGGATGATCGGGCTCATGACGCCCATGAAAGCAATCATCAGCTGTTCGCTTTCAACCACCTTGAGCA
Proteins encoded:
- a CDS encoding HD-GYP domain-containing protein, producing the protein MTIKAVNEVVAGVKLAKDVHTPLGGLLLQKGKVLLPRDLEVLKAFMVDHVTVESVEAESTRIPTVKSAGQKPSLIFTGNQQGNGNEEAPARKDLALHEEYDKTMTLVKNCYQSAITGELRMYEVRNQMENLLKHQHEYHILKFIPRMTNRHDYRYHSAVLCALSSYKLAQWVGLPQKDWMQVAFAGLLHDIGNAKIDPIVLNKPSKLTEEENEEVRQHTTYGYQILKNVAAVNEGVRLAALQHHEKVDGSGYPLRLEGNKIHIYAKIVAVTDIFHAMTLDKFYRNAQSPYVVLEQIQLEAFGKLDPKIVQTFIQKVTALHSGTCVRLSNGTSGEIVFTDSQHPTRPMVSVQGEIINLMQQRQLYIEEVIY
- a CDS encoding YheC/YheD family protein encodes the protein MTIQRVASKWAKTKILLKNKGLASYVPATRLYSLETLEDMLNTHALVYIKPDRGTYGIGVMSVEQLHSQTADTDETTDASYMLRYDHKTEVFTSLESLHKTLSALFQGKDYLVQQGIHLLRHKDRPFDLRVLTQKSPSGQWVSTGIIGRVAAKNKIITNHHSGGVVHHYKPLMLEHMTAEEAGNIRRELNTLGVNVASQLQKTYPNLKEIGLDVAIDDRWNIWILEVNTKPALFPFKKFFKDPSIYKQVEKYANAYGRNLSSKKKTKKTG
- the gyrA gene encoding DNA gyrase subunit A; translated protein: MAEENFSQIKDRDIGTEMRESFMDYAMSIIVSRALPDVRDGMKPVHRRILYAMSELGMAPDKPHKKSARIVGEVIGKYHPHGDSAVYESMVRMAQDFSMRYMLVDGHGNFGSIDGDMAAAMRYTEARLSKIAMEMLRDINKETIDFAPNYDGEEQEPVVLPARYPNLLVNGVSGIAVGMATNIPPHNLGEVIDGVQAMIRNPDITPMELMEYIQGPDFPTAGYILGREGIRQAYRTGRGSVTMRAKATIEENNNKARIVVHEIPYQVNKARLVEKIAELVREKRIDGITDLRDESDRNGMRIVIELRRDVNPNVVLNNLYKHTAMQSNFGINMLAIVNNEPKILNLRDVLFHYLEHQVTVIRRRTEFELKKAEARAHILEGLRVALDHLDEVIALIRASQTTEAAREGLMERFGLSHEQAQAILDMRLQRLTGLEREKIENEYQELLARIAELREILANEHLVLQIINDELQEIKERFADERRTEITVGEDSILDEDLIPREEVIITITHTGYIKRLPANTYRSQKRGGRGVVGMDTKSEDFVEHLFVTNSHHYLMFFTDKGKAYRLKAYEIPELSRTARGTPIINLIQIEQGESINAVIPVENFDSDNYLFFATRQGVVKKTPLEDYVNIRKGGLIAINLREDDSLIEVKLTDGQQEIIMGTAQGMSIRFKESDVRSMGRSATGVKGITLDDNDEVIGMDVVDQELDILIVTTKGYGKRTPASDYRSQTRGGKGIKTINITEKNGPVVALKVVKSEEDLMIITASGTIIRTSMEGISTMGRYAQGVKLINIREDDAVGTVCRADKSDEPDADEEGEVGQDGAEPIEPAEPTEE
- the gyrB gene encoding DNA topoisomerase (ATP-hydrolyzing) subunit B, whose translation is MSMNQPTYDENQIQVLEGLEAVRKRPGMYIGSTSAKGLHHLVWEVVDNSIDEAMAGICDHIEIIVHEDNSITVIDNGRGIPVGENAKLKKSTLEVVMTVLHAGGKFGGGGYKVSGGLHGVGVSVVNALSSKVVVQVKRDGHIYQQEYHRGVPQYDIKIIGDSDDHGTTVTFLPDPEIFTETTVYDYTTLLTRIRELAFLNKGIALTLTDERTGASDYFKYEGGIIEYVKFLNEKKEALHEDPIYVEGSRDNIQVEVSLQYNDSYTENIYSFANNINTHEGGTHESGFKSALTRIINDYARKTGLIKDNNNNLSGDDVREGLTAIISVKVPEPQFEGQTKTKLGNSEVRGIVESLFAEKLQEFLQENPAVSRRILEKALQASRAREAARKAREMTRRKSALEVSALPGKLADCSSKDASISELYIVEGDSAGGSAKQGRDRHFQAILPLRGKILNVEKARLDRILSNAEIRAIITALGTGIAEDFDLSKARYHKIIIMTDADVDGAHIRTLLLTFFYRYMRKLVEAGYIYIAQPPLFKIERNKVIRYAGSERERDEIIKEFGENVKINVQRYKGLGEMNAGQLWETTMDPESRTMLQVTIEDAILADTLFDTLMGDNVEPRRDFIQEHAKSVRNLDV
- the remB gene encoding extracellular matrix regulator RemB: MYIHLGGEKIIRSSELVGIFDISIEKSSKISKQFVTHAQQHKVVELIGEEDPKSIVVTKSIVYYSPISSATLKKRANHFIAQA
- the recF gene encoding DNA replication/repair protein RecF (All proteins in this family for which functions are known are DNA-binding proteins that assist the filamentation of RecA onto DNA for the initiation of recombination or recombinational repair.); translated protein: MFVKNVSLQHYRNYEKLQLEAFGDVNLIIGRNAQGKTNLMEALFVLALTKSHRTSKDRELIGFEQSSAHISAEIDRKYGTLRLELSLSQQGKKAKINGLEQRKLSDFIGSLNVVMFAPEDLEIVKGTPGVRRRFLDMEIGQVAPSYLFHLQQYQKVLVQRNNLLKQLWGKGSAEQAMLEIWNSQLAEHGVKIVKKRKQFIKKLQKWAESIHQGITNGLEDLSLHYLPSFADAEEEDEAVLFETFMIKLSQMKEQEIRRGMTLAGPHRDDLAFYINGKEVQTYGSQGQQRTTALSLKLAEIELIQEEIGEYPVLLLDDVLSELDPYRQTQLIETFQSKVQTFITATGIESLNTDKLKGASIFHVHDGQVGS
- the yaaA gene encoding S4 domain-containing protein YaaA, with protein sequence MKQIFIHSEYIKLDQFLKLSDCVSTGGMAKALLAEGAVLVNDEKEERRGRKLVPGDIVKVEDCGTFQVAAQ